Genomic DNA from Niabella ginsenosidivorans:
TTTATGACTGGTACCCTTTATATGCGTTCAACTGGATACAGGAAGATGACGAGGCGGTCAATATTATTAACATTCATGCAGGGCTTGATGAAACCAGTATTATGCTCAGAAAGAAGTTTCCCAAAGCAACAATAACTATCATGGATTTTTACGACCCGGCGGTGCACACCGAAGTTTCTATAAAGCGGGCAAGAAAACGGTACCCGCCACTGTCCGGAACACGTACCATACAAACAACTTCCATCAACTTTTCTACCGGCAGCGCCGATAAAATTTTTCTGATCTTATCGGCACATGAAATAAGAAACAATAAAGAACGGGTTCTTTTCTTTAAAGAATTAAAACGCCTGCTAAAACCGGATGGCAATATTTATATCATGGAGCATTTAAGAAATTTTGAAAATTTCATGGCCTATACCATTGGTTTTTTACATTTTCACTCTTACAGGGCCTGGCGCACTACTTTCCGAAAGGCAGGTTTACCGGTTATTAAAGAGTTGAACCAGACACCGTTTATAAAAGTTTTTGAATTAAAAAAAAATGGAGTTACAGGTTAAAATAGCAGGGAGCATAATGATCCTGCTGGCAGTTATTCACGCCAGTTTCCCCAAATATTTCAGATGGAAGGAAGATTTGAATTTCCTCAGCCCGGTAAACCGGCAAATGATGCAGGTGCATACATTTTTTGTAGCCCTGGTGCTTTTATTAACAGGGGTGCTCTGCATCAGCTCATCAGCTGAACTAATAAACACACCGTTGGGTAAGAGCATCTCCCTGGGCATAGGAATTTTCTGGGCCTGCAGATTACTGATCCAGTTCTTTGGCTATTCCTCGGAACTATGGAAAGGAAAATCGTTTGAAACAATGGTGCATATTGTGTTTTCGCTGCTATGGATTTACTTTACTTTTTTATTCTTAAAAATACCGCTGTATAACAACTTCTGGTGAAACGGGCTGCTTTATTTTTTTATGAAAAAGCAGCAATCCGCAATTACAGAATTCCTGATCTCATGTATATTATTTTCAGAGGTTATTTAAGTCAACCAAAATTTTCCCATTACTATGATCATTGCAATAAAGATGTGCGCTTCTAGTGATTCGGCCAAACGTTCATAACCCGTTGTCAGTTTTCTGTTATTCATCAATCATGCAAAGATTCGTTCTACAATATCAGAAAAGCGTCCCGCATTTATCGCATTCATAGCATTTAACGATTTTTATATTCCTTTTTAAATGCATCTTTATGCACTTATCTGATTACTACTGAAAACTGCCAGCTGTAAATAGTTTTATGAGGCACATAAGCATCTGTGCTATTAATTGATGATTGCTCCTTTACTATCCGCCAGTTTTTTACGCCATTCCCGGAGCTCTTCTGGTGTTAGTCTGTCCCAGTCTGTTACTTCTCCAACAATTTTCAGCGGTGCCTGGCTGCGATAAGAACGTGTGGGATTACCCGGAAATTTTTTATCCGTAACGTTCGGATCGTTTTCAAAACTTCCTGTAGGCTCTACGATGTAAACCCGTTCCCGCCCGTCACCTTTTGCCAGGGATGCAGCGAGCCCTGCACCATTCACCAGGGCTGTGAAATAAATATGATTCATAGTAACTTCAGGATGGTAATTGGACTCAAACCCTGCTGTCAGCAAATCGCCGGTTTGTAAATCCGCTCTGGTTCCGTGATAAAAGGGTCCTTTGTCAGGTAGCTTGTCCCTGAATGTAATTGCCAGATCGTTGTTCTTTTTTGCATTGTCAGGGTCGTTCAGGGCTTCATAGCATCTGGCAATGTTTAAATACAGAGAAGGAAAAGCGCCCTTAACTGAGTCGTTGTTTACATTTAATGCAAACTGCAAAGCTGTTTGGAACCATTTTAATTTGCCGGGAACATCTTTTTGATGCCGGGCCACATAAAAAGCAGCGGTATATTTCTCAAAGTCGTTTATCGCTTCATTCCATGCCTGAAGAAACAGCCTGCCCGCTTCTTCAGATTTGCCTGCTTCTTCCAGGTCCATACCCTGGATGCAGAGTTTCACAACATTGTTATTCGGGTTAAATTCCATTTACTAATTGTTTTTGTTATTTATTGTAACGCCAACTTAGTTACCTGTTCTCAGACCGTTAACGGTTGCTTTTAATTCAAATCACTTGTTTCTCCCTCTTGCAGGTTGAACAGGAACTACTTCATTATTTTTACATTGTTAAAAAAATCGGGCTCCCCACTCTGCATCTGACTTCGACCCGACAGCGCGTTTTATAGCCTGTCCATTCCCGGTTGATCTTTTGCCTTCCTGTTTTATTATTTTCTGTTTAAATGGTTAATGGTATCATTCATTAATTTTATATACTTCAGAAAATAGGTTTCTAAAATTTTTAATTCTCCGGACGAAAAAAAGGCTATCAGTTTTTCTGTTTCACTTTGAAACTGTTTATAATAGGGTTTTAACAAGGCCTGTATCTTTTGGGCGTCCGGCACAATAAATACTTTACGTCTGTCATTTTCATCAAATTGCCTTTTTACGAGTTTTTTTTTCTCAAACCGGTCAATTAAACCGGTTACCGCACCTGTAGTTAATCCTGATAATTTAGCAAATTCACCTGCCGTCAGTTGGCCTTTTTGCAGAAAAAAGCCTAAATACTTATGGTCTGTTCCTGTAAAACCCGCTTTCCGGGCAATAATCTCATGCATTTGAAGCGCGGTATAAGCGTACTGCTGGCTCAGCTTTCTTAATTCAATGACTTTTTCATTATCCATTTTAATCTTTATAATCAAGTATCTTAGTAACAAAGATAAGTATGAAAAAAGATCTGTCGTCAGTTTTTTCATGTTTCTTATGTCCGCTTCAAACAAATTTTAGTGCTGCAATTAGCTTCAACAGTTGTTTTATTCTTTAATAATATTGACAATCTGCTATTTATTCAAAAGTTGTAAAACATTGACCGGTATTATTTTGAACCTAAAAAAAGTTGGCCTACCTTTGCATCATGTTTTTATTGCGGCTCATATTACCTGCATTGTTCCTGTTGGGGTTGTTTTTTGTCCCCGGCCTGAAAGCAGGTGCCTGTGGAATGCATCATAAAACAGGGCAAACAGAACAGCAAAAAGAAACGGAGCCTCAAACGGACTGCTGTAAAGAGCATTCCTCTAAACACCAGCAACACCAACACCGGCAGAACGGTCACAGGCATTGTAATAATGACAATTGTACCAACAATCTTTGTCATCCGGTGTCTGTTTCCAGTCTGCATGCAGAAGAAACTATAGAAATCGTTGCACCTTCTGAAGAGGTTGCCCAGTACGTTATCCGGAGCAACGACATGCCGCTTTTTTCCTACACTTATTCTATCTGGCAGCCTCCCCGGCTCGGTTAATCAGCATACTCAGGATAATAAACAGCATCACGGGGATGTAAGGGGTTCTTACATTTCAAAGGTTATTATATATGCCCCATCCGGCGCATATATAAGATTGATTCATCTGATTAACAATACAAACATGCAATCTATAAAACAATGGTCGTTAATGGCCGTAGCCGGTCTTATGAGCTTTTCCCTGTTTGCAAAGGCCCAGATAAAAAACGCAAAAACAGAAACAGTAACCATACAGGGCAGTTCACCGGCCTGTAAAAAAATGATCGAATACGCGGGCAACCGGAAACGCATTGCCCGGCTGACCTGGAACGCAGATACAAAAACCGCGCAGCTCACTTATAACGCCAAGGCCACTACAAAGGAAGCAGTTCTAAAACGCGTAGCTCTGGCCGGGTTTGATAACGAAGTGTATAATGCTCCTTTATCTGCTTACAGAATGTTGACCAGCGAATGCTACTATAAAGGCGCGCCACAGACAACGGATATAAATACAACAGACAGTACAAAAGATGCTTCAAAATTAGCGCCTTTGTACAGGGCTTATTTTGCTATCAGCAATGCATTAGTCCGGTCTGATGAAAAAACAGCCGGGCAGAAAGCCGGCGAATTACATCATCTTGTAAAAGCAGTACAGATGGACGCGCTAAGCCCGGAAGAGCATACGGCCTGGATGCATATAAAAGCACCATTGAATGAGCAATCTGCAGCGCTGAAAGCAGCCGCCGGAATTGAAAAGCAACGGGTGACTTTTGCAGCATTGAGTGAAAGCGTTTACCAGCTGTTTAAAGCCTCAAAACTTCCTTATAAAATATATTACAATGAATGCCCGATGTTCCACGGCGGGGCTACCTGGCTGAGCAGGGAAGAAAGCATCCGCAACCCTTATTATGGCGCTGCCATGATGACCTGTGGTGCTACCAAAGCCGTCATCGGTCAGTAATAAAAGAAAGCAGGAAACAGCGGTCAGCTTAAGAATACACTTTACCTGACCGCACCTGCACAACTGCAGGCAGGCCGTTCTGTCCTTTTACGGCCAGGCAGCATCAATCAATAAGCATTTGAAAAGAAGAATAATGAAAAGAAACAGCAACCGGTTCATAGCGTTCGCTTTTTTCATGGCGCTCACCTTCAGTGCTACAGCACAACAAGTAAAACGTTATGACCTGTACGTTACAGATACAATGGTGCATTATACCGGCAAGCACAAAATGGCCATTGCCGTAAACGGCCAGATACCCATGCCCACCCTGGAGTTCACCGAAGGCGATACCGCAGAGATCGTTGTGCACAACCGGCTGAAGGAACCGACCGCCCTGCACTGGCATGGCGTTTTCCTTCCCAACCGGGAAGACGGGGTGCCCTATCTTACACAAATGCCCATTGAGCCGGGCACTACCTATACCTACCGTTTCCCGGTCATCCAGAACGGCACTTACTGGTATCATAGTCACTACGGCTTCCAGGAACAGATCGGCATGTATGGCTCCCTGATCTTTAAAAAGAGGGTGGCTGATCCCGGCTTCCGGAAAGGCATTGACGACCTGCCATCAGTGCCTGTTATTTTAAGTGACTGGACCGACATTATGCCGCACCAGATTCACCGTATGCTGCGGAATGCCAATGACTGGGCTGCTATTAAAAAGAACGCTGTTCAGAGCTATGGAGAAGCCCTGAAGACCGGGCATTTTAAAACAAAGATTATTAATGAATGGAAGCGCATGACGGCGATGGATGTAAGCGATGTATACTATGATAAGGTACTCATTAACGGGCAAAATGAAAGCCAGCTCTCACAGTTCAGGGCAGGCGATAAAGTACGGCTGCAGCTCTCAAACGGCGGGGCTTCCACCTATTTCTGGATCAATTACGCGGGGGGAAAAATGACCGTTGTGGCCAATGACGGCAATGATGTAACTCCTTTAGCCGTAGACCGCTTTATTTTACCGCCGTCAGAAACAATGGATATTGTGGTAACCATCCCGGAAAACGGTATCTCCTATGAGCTGCTGGCTACTTCAGAGGACAGGACCAATACCAGTTCTCTTTTCATCGGAGAGGGGAAAAAACAACTGGCCATGCATTGGGGACGATTGAAATATTTTGAGGGGATGAAGATGATGAACGACATGATGCGTATGGATGGAAGCATGAAAGACATGGGTATGAAAATGAGCCTGCAGCAAATGGATATGAATACGGTAATGTATCCGGAGATAACGGGCCCCGAATTATCCCAACGGCAGCGCAGAGCAAAAAGAAAAGCGGAAAA
This window encodes:
- a CDS encoding MarR family winged helix-turn-helix transcriptional regulator, producing MDNEKVIELRKLSQQYAYTALQMHEIIARKAGFTGTDHKYLGFFLQKGQLTAGEFAKLSGLTTGAVTGLIDRFEKKKLVKRQFDENDRRKVFIVPDAQKIQALLKPYYKQFQSETEKLIAFFSSGELKILETYFLKYIKLMNDTINHLNRK
- a CDS encoding multicopper oxidase domain-containing protein, whose amino-acid sequence is MKRNSNRFIAFAFFMALTFSATAQQVKRYDLYVTDTMVHYTGKHKMAIAVNGQIPMPTLEFTEGDTAEIVVHNRLKEPTALHWHGVFLPNREDGVPYLTQMPIEPGTTYTYRFPVIQNGTYWYHSHYGFQEQIGMYGSLIFKKRVADPGFRKGIDDLPSVPVILSDWTDIMPHQIHRMLRNANDWAAIKKNAVQSYGEALKTGHFKTKIINEWKRMTAMDVSDVYYDKVLINGQNESQLSQFRAGDKVRLQLSNGGASTYFWINYAGGKMTVVANDGNDVTPLAVDRFILPPSETMDIVVTIPENGISYELLATSEDRTNTSSLFIGEGKKQLAMHWGRLKYFEGMKMMNDMMRMDGSMKDMGMKMSLQQMDMNTVMYPEITGPELSQRQRRAKRKAEKGKEQDQDTMAGKMQEMLIHHHKDMPMNADATDTMDHKKHTDKSMDMSDHGDDQHTAPGIPPALVTLNYNMLKAPQKTTLPQNAPVKELHFTLTGNMNRYVWSLNNKVVSETDKVLIKKGEIVRIILYNGSMMRHPMHLHGHDFRVLNDKGDYAPLKNVIDIMPMETDVIEFEANTEGDWFFHCHILYHMMAGMGRIFTYENQPANPLVPDPQKAIRKLYRDDRQFFLGAENEFASNGNFGAAALNNTRWSLNAEWKLGYDVSDGHEIEANFGRYLGQMQWLRPYIGLEWKYQQGKHIEKNMFGQTFSHDGKVYYNAGIAYTLPMLVTLRAQVDTRGIFRIILNREDIPLTPRLRGAFSADTQKEYMGGLRYIVTRHLSVSANYTTNYGFGGGIVFNY
- a CDS encoding class I SAM-dependent methyltransferase, giving the protein MGKREKGNMGTLRTPFRGVGNILRFNWHFYVIAAVFMITAAVFTAFLESPFRSILFFMVLSAVLAILTSLILSWYIYDWYPLYAFNWIQEDDEAVNIINIHAGLDETSIMLRKKFPKATITIMDFYDPAVHTEVSIKRARKRYPPLSGTRTIQTTSINFSTGSADKIFLILSAHEIRNNKERVLFFKELKRLLKPDGNIYIMEHLRNFENFMAYTIGFLHFHSYRAWRTTFRKAGLPVIKELNQTPFIKVFELKKNGVTG
- the arr gene encoding NAD(+)--rifampin ADP-ribosyltransferase; the encoded protein is MAITFRDKLPDKGPFYHGTRADLQTGDLLTAGFESNYHPEVTMNHIYFTALVNGAGLAASLAKGDGRERVYIVEPTGSFENDPNVTDKKFPGNPTRSYRSQAPLKIVGEVTDWDRLTPEELREWRKKLADSKGAIIN
- a CDS encoding DUF3347 domain-containing protein — protein: MQSIKQWSLMAVAGLMSFSLFAKAQIKNAKTETVTIQGSSPACKKMIEYAGNRKRIARLTWNADTKTAQLTYNAKATTKEAVLKRVALAGFDNEVYNAPLSAYRMLTSECYYKGAPQTTDINTTDSTKDASKLAPLYRAYFAISNALVRSDEKTAGQKAGELHHLVKAVQMDALSPEEHTAWMHIKAPLNEQSAALKAAAGIEKQRVTFAALSESVYQLFKASKLPYKIYYNECPMFHGGATWLSREESIRNPYYGAAMMTCGATKAVIGQ